GGAGGGACTCCTGGGGACCTAGGCTCCCACCCCCACAGGTCCTGGGTGCAAGCAGCACTTACATACAAGCAGGGCATGTACACACGGTTGCCTACAATGACATCAATGAACTCGTCAGGGGAGCAGTCTTCCCGGAAGAGCACTTCAGCATTGAAGATCTCTGAGGGCTGGGATTAAGGGCAGCCTGCATGCCAGCGACACCACACGCCCCTTGGCTGGCAGAGCCCAGACCATGGGCTGGCTGGAAGGGACCACTGCATATGTGCTGGAGAGGCTTTATGGGATTTTAAGGCTTGGGAGAACCTCtacttttctttcctttgaaaGTAACTATAATATATAAAAGTCTCGGTCAACAAATAGTTGAAATCTTTGCTACTAGGCAGAACAAAAAAACTTGGTAGACGCTTCAAAGCACCTGTGTGGAATCCCAGACTGTTCCTGAGGTGTCCACACAGCCCTGGTCCTCGTCCCGGACGGTCCCTGTGCTGTCTACACAGCCCTGGTCCTTGTCCCAGACTGTCCCTGAGGTGTCCACACAGCCCTGGTCCTCGTCCCAGACTGTCCCTGAGGTGTCCACACAGCCCTGGTCCTCATTCCAGGCTGTCCCTGAGGTGTCCACACAGCCCTGGTCCTCGTCCCAGACTGTCCCTGAGGTGTCCACACAGCCCTGGTCCTCGTCCCGGATGGTCCCTGTGCTGTCTACACAGCCCTGGTCCTTGTCCCAGACTGTCCCTGAGGTGTCCACACAGCCCTGGTCCTCGTCCCAGACTGTCCCTGAGATGCCCACACAGCCCTGGTCCTCATCCCGGATGGTCCCTGTGCTGTCTACACAGCCCTGGTCCTTGTCCCAGACTGTCCCTGACGTGTCCACACAGCCCTGGTCCTCGTCCCAGACTGTCCCTGAGATGCCCACACAGCCCTGGTCCTCGTCCCAGACTGTCCCTGACGTGTCCACACAGCCCTGGTCCTCGTCCCAGACTGTCCCTGAGATGCCCACACAGCCCTGGTCCTCGTCCCAGACTGTCCCTGACGTGTCCACACAGCCCTGGTCCTCATCCCAGACTGTCCCTGACGTGTCCACACAGCCCTGGTCCTCGTCCCAGACTGTCCCTGAGATGCCCACACAGCCCTGGTCCTCATCCCAGACTGTCTCTGAGGTGTCCACACAGCCCTGGTCCTCATCCCAGACTGTCCCTGAGGTGTCCACACAGCCCTGGTCCTCGTCCCAGACTGTCCCTGAGATGCCCACACAGCCCTGGTCCTCGTCCCGGATGGTCCCTGTGCTGTCTACACAGCCCTGGTCCTTGTCCCAGACTGTCCCTGAGGTGTCCACACAGCCCTGGTCCTCGTCCCAGTCCTGAGGTGTTCATACAGCCTTAGCTTCTCTGGGCCAAGAACCCCGCTCCTCGGGGCGAGTTTCCCAGAGCCCTCTCGTCTGTTTTCCAGATGTCACCAGGGCTGAGTTGGCCTTGAGGGCAGCACATCCTCTCAATGGACACCACAGGTCTCAGTGTTTGGGAGGAGTCAGGAAGCCATCCTGGAACGAACGGCTGAGCTCTGGGCAAAGGGAGCCAGAGCAGGGTGCTCCTGGGGCAGGCTAGGGTTTCCCGGGTGGTCTGCTGTTGCCGGGGCCATGAGCCTCCCGTCCCGGGGGGCCTCGCCTCCCTCTTGGGGAAGGATACTGTATTCATGCAAGATGAGCTGCACCAGCTTCTCTGAGCACTGGGTCAGGGTGACTGTCGAGTTGAAGGAGATGCCACCGCCCTTCTTGGGCTGcaggaggagaaaggaaagaggagCCGCTGATGAGGGCAACAGAGGTCCAGGTGCCTTGGCCCCTGGCTGGAGCCATCCCGCCACCCCGGCACCTCCGGCCTGCAGGTCGCAGGGCCTCACCTTGAAGTAGATATTGGGCTTGTGCTTGTTGAGGCGGATGCCCACCGATTCCAGTTCCTTCTCCAGCAGTGACCTAGGCAGAGCCCCGTGACAGCCCTTCACCATCGCCCTCAGGGGCCGGCTCCTGCTGCCCTGGGCTCCCCCAGGGTCTCCCTGCTGACCCAGATGGACACCAACCGCCTCCTCCACTTCATCCCCGGCCACAGTCTGCCAAAGAGCTCCTGGCTTGGGCTTGAGCTGGTCCAGCACCCCCACAGCCCCACCCCCAAAGGCCCTTCTGTCCTGGGGGAAATGCTTCGTGGAGAGACTGCGCAAGCAGGGTCACATTAAGTTCAGACCGCGGACAATCCTGCCACTGCCTCCCGGTGTGAAAGCCAGCAGCAGCACACCAGCCTGCCCCCTGCACCTCCTCGCCCCTGCTGACCTCTGCACCTCTCCCTTGGTGGCGTCCAGCATCATGATGACGACATCAGCAGTGCGTGCCACAGCAATCACCTGCCGGCCACGGCCTTTCCCTACCCAGGCAGAAGGGATGCGATCACACCGTGGTGAGGCTCGGGGATGCCTCCCACCCACCCTGCTCACAGCCCAGGGCACTCCTCCATGACCTCAGGTGGGACCTGGAGACCCCCAGCCAGCCCATCGTGCCCCAGACACCTGTCCTTTGCCCATCATGCCCCAGACACCTGTGACATCTGTCAAATGCCACCCAGGGCTGTGACTTTCTTGGCATTCTTCTTTAATCCACTTCCTGTCTTGTTTATGCAGACTTACTTTAGAAGGAAATACAACACCACTACCCTAAGCAGGATAATAACAACTGGCATTTTTGAGTGCTGTGTGGCACGCCCTGTGCTAAATGCATCATAAATATTTCCTCACTTAGTCCTCAAAACTTTCCTGTAAGGTAAGTATTATTATGcctgttttacagataaagaaaactgaggcttgatCATAAAGCTAGTATGGGTTGGTTCAGGATTTGAAATTGCATTTGTTCTTTCTGCAAAATGGTTGACAGGACCCCACTCAAGGCTGTAGAATGGATCAAATGAGGAAACACAGGAGGTGCTTGGGGAGCTGTCACAAAGGCCAGACCCCATTATGATTAGGCAACCAGAGAAGTCAGCAtcttgccaaggtcacacagagagTCAGGGACCAAGGGAGCAGCGCCAGGATCCAGGTGCTGTGGTTTTAAACCAGCATCTGCCTCCCTCTTCTGAGAACAAGGAAGTTGGGCCAGGTGACCTCCCTGGGCAACTATGTCAACTCTAAGCACAGTGCCCTTCCCCCATGGTAGCCCAACCATCTCCAGGTCCCTGAGATTCGGTGTGACGCACTGGCTGGGACAACAGATTCCTGGGATCTGTCAccattcccacccccaccccaccccaccctgccccaccTCACCCCACACCACCCCACTCAAATAGGCAGGCCTTGCTTTGCTGAGCCATTGGGGGCTGGGAGGGTGCAGAGGGGGCACTGGACACCAGCGGGGAGCTTAGCACCAGAGAGGCTGGGCTGGAGCCCCAGCTCACCCATTTCACCGCTCAAGAGGGTGTAGGGCAAGCCCTTACCTATCTGCCCCTGAGAATATACAGCCCAGGTCACAGGGCCTTTGTGAGGGTTCCTGAGACAATGGTCAGCATCAAGTCCTGGCCCTTGGCAAGTGCACACCCACCACAAGCTGTTAACCAGCCCTATGAAACTGCCAGAGCCTGTTTCATAGTCCCGCACCCACTGCCGTCACCTGCCATAAGAGGTCACAGGGGGTTCCCacctcaaaattaaaaaacaaaacaggcagGACGACAGAACTAGGAGCATAGTCTGAAGAGGTCAGCTAACAAGTATCCACTCCATGCTGGGACCCAATGGAGCAAGATGGAGTGAATGCAGTGGAGGCAGGAAGTCAAGCCTGTCctatgagctgtgtgaccttgggtgggTCATTTCACTTCTTGGGCCTTACTTTCTAGAATTAAGATGGGTGACAACCTGCCCCCCAGCCCCTGAACTATATAAGCCCCTTAAGAAGTAGAGACTGAGGGGCCTATGGCGGGGGCCTCTCACCCTCTACCCATAAGCCCTCGACAGCCACGCCCAGCTGCAACAACAGTGAGGCCAGTGTGTCCAGCACGTCCCAAGCCCGTGGTGGTAGGAGGCTGGGTGCTGAGCTCTGGCCCTGCCCCCTAGCCTGCCATTCTGCCCGCTCTCCACCTGTTCCCTTTCCCACCTTGTGCCGCTCCTTCGATGATTCCAGGCAGGTCCAGCAACTGGATGTTGGCTCCTTTGTACTAGGACACAGAGTGAAGGGGAAGATGAGGATGGCGCCAGCTGAGACCCCACCACTGCCACCCTGGGAAGAGCCTGTCTGAACCCCTGATGCCCGCAATGGCCCCCAGCTCAGGGGCTATGCGATTCTGGCTTCTGGGCAAAGACTCTGAGTTCAGAGCCTCTTCTCTGTGGGGACGCCCACTcctcatacacatgcacactCGTATGTGACAGCCATGCACGGAGCTTAAACACAAGcaccctccctctcctcctggTACCCAGCAAACCTCCACTCACTTCAATGACTCCAGGGATACACGTCAGGGTGGTGAATTCATAGGATGCAGCTTCGCTGGCTGTGGAGGTCATTAAACTCAAGAAGGTGGACTAGGAAAGAAAAAGAGGTCATTCCTTTTAGGTGTCTCGTTCCAGCCTCCTTGGAGAATCCTTGAGGGTCGGGTGCTGGGGGTGAGGCAGCAGGGAGATGCTGTCCTCACTCTTAGCCTGTAAACTGAGTGGGTGTGAAAAGGACAACTGCTTGTGCTTGGAATGTCACCTCTGGTGCTGCCCAGAGGGCCCTGCACTGGAGGATCATCAGTGGCCTCAAGGCCCTTCTTGTGGACAGAGACCTAGTTTCTAAACAGGTTTCTTACATATACCAAGGGCCTTTCTCTCACTCCACACATCCCTCCAGACCCACCCGGGCCCAGAGAGCTCACAGCAGGTGGCACCCCAGCAGCACTCTAAAAACTGGAGCCCAGACTTGCTGCTCACCCAGGGAGGTGAGATGTGTGAGGAGGTTAGACCGTCAAGTCTGGAACAGAGAGAGACAGTGGAAGGAAAACAGGTGGGGGATGAGGGGTAGGGGAGCTGGCAGGGGGCTAGGGTATGAAAATTTACAGTGCAGTTCACTTGGGGACTG
Above is a window of Loxodonta africana isolate mLoxAfr1 chromosome 2, mLoxAfr1.hap2, whole genome shotgun sequence DNA encoding:
- the DRG2 gene encoding developmentally-regulated GTP-binding protein 2 isoform X3, coding for MGILEKISEIEKEIARTQKNKATEYHLGLLKAKLAKYRAQLLEPSKSASSKGEGFDVMKSGDARVALIGFPSVGKSTFLSLMTSTASEAASYEFTTLTCIPGVIEYKGANIQLLDLPGIIEGAAQGKGRGRQVIAVARTADVVIMMLDATKGEVQRSLLEKELESVGIRLNKHKPNIYFKPKKGGGISFNSTVTLTQCSEKLVQLILHEYKIFNAEVLFREDCSPDEFIDVIVGNRVYMPCLYVYNKIDQISMEEVDRLARKPNSVVIRETRLHRCHHPPERGFRGARVPSDPPVAGQPVQIRPGVGHQHQVQPTAGGTDPHHGA
- the DRG2 gene encoding developmentally-regulated GTP-binding protein 2 isoform X4, with translation MKSGDARVALIGFPSVGKSTFLSLMTSTASEAASYEFTTLTCIPGVIEYKGANIQLLDLPGIIEGAAQGKGRGRQVIAVARTADVVIMMLDATKGEVQRSLLEKELESVGIRLNKHKPNIYFKPKKGGGISFNSTVTLTQCSEKLVQLILHEYKIFNAEVLFREDCSPDEFIDVIVGNRVYMPCLYVYNKIDQISMEEVDRLARKPNSVVISCGMKLNLDYLLEMLWEYLALTCIYTKKRGQRPDFTDAIILRKGASVEHVCHRIHRSLASQFKYALVWGTSTKYSPQRVGLTHTMEHEDVIQIVKK